The following coding sequences lie in one Megalodesulfovibrio gigas DSM 1382 = ATCC 19364 genomic window:
- a CDS encoding nitroreductase family protein, with translation MTVQEAIARRRSIRSFTGAPLTQAQLNTLLDAARLAPSSLNSQPWRFKVLTGAEDKAWLAGSVSRQQGLFTSAGAVLLCCADISGYLKESAASVQAYVDSGFTGPVMEGIKDYLTVEQASARERLRAAGAMNVALAVSQMMLQAVELGLGTCWVGMFGEDAIKARFGLGEELAVIALLAVGVPAGEHPGPATRKPLDAILLP, from the coding sequence ATGACCGTGCAGGAAGCCATTGCCCGGCGGCGCAGCATCCGCAGCTTCACCGGCGCGCCCCTGACCCAGGCCCAGTTGAATACGCTGTTGGACGCCGCCCGTCTGGCGCCCTCCAGCCTCAATTCCCAACCCTGGCGCTTCAAGGTGCTCACTGGCGCCGAGGACAAGGCCTGGCTGGCCGGCTCCGTCTCCCGGCAGCAGGGCTTATTCACCTCCGCCGGCGCAGTGCTGCTCTGCTGTGCGGACATCTCCGGCTATCTGAAGGAATCTGCAGCATCCGTGCAGGCCTATGTGGACTCCGGCTTCACCGGCCCAGTGATGGAAGGCATCAAAGACTATTTGACCGTGGAACAGGCATCGGCCCGCGAACGGCTCCGGGCTGCCGGCGCCATGAACGTGGCCCTGGCCGTCTCCCAGATGATGCTGCAGGCCGTGGAACTGGGCCTGGGCACCTGCTGGGTAGGCATGTTCGGCGAGGACGCCATCAAGGCAAGGTTCGGCCTGGGCGAGGAACTGGCGGTCATCGCATTGCTGGCCGTGGGCGTGCCCGCGGGCGAGCATCCCGGACCAGCCACACGCAAACCGCTGGACGCCATTCTCCTTCCATAA